In a single window of the Gemmatimonadota bacterium genome:
- a CDS encoding transcriptional repressor yields MATTDAEAGRDLGERFRRWLRERHLPVTRQRDLVALAVFTGGRHLSVDAIERQLRDQGHKIGLATIYRSLEVLVESGLVRQLDFGEGFKRWEAKRQGSPHGHLVCARCSVVTEFSTDRFERILPLVADEHGFLLQRHRVEIHGLCRACRDAEVGVLARAGRQGG; encoded by the coding sequence ATGGCGACGACTGACGCGGAGGCGGGTCGCGACCTCGGCGAGCGCTTCCGGCGCTGGCTCCGGGAGCGCCATTTGCCGGTGACCCGCCAGCGCGACCTCGTCGCGCTGGCGGTCTTCACGGGCGGGCGCCACCTCTCGGTTGACGCGATCGAGCGACAGCTCCGGGACCAGGGCCACAAGATCGGCCTCGCCACCATCTACCGTTCGCTCGAGGTATTGGTGGAGAGCGGACTGGTACGGCAGCTCGACTTCGGAGAGGGCTTCAAGCGCTGGGAGGCGAAGCGGCAGGGGTCACCCCACGGTCACCTCGTCTGCGCACGATGCAGCGTCGTCACCGAATTCTCGACCGATCGTTTCGAGCGCATCCTGCCGCTCGTTGCCGACGAACACGGGTTCCTCCTGCAGCGGCACCGCGTGGAGATCCACGGGCTCTGTCGCGCATGCCGTGACGCCGAAGTCGGTGTGCTCGCGCGCGCCGGGCGGCAGGGCGGATGA
- a CDS encoding cytochrome c biogenesis protein CcdA — MTEGAFGPLVAFTGGLLSFLSPCVLPLVPSYLGFLTGMTLDEMTDRRHHAVLHAILFVSGFTLVFVLLGAGATALGAALAYNKLRLARIGGVLIIAFGLYMMGAVKINAFDRDQRVHLDRKPIGYLGSVLVGMAFAAGWTPCIGPILGAILGMAGTSGDVTHGVLLLLAYSAGLAVPFLVAAFAVDSFRAWFTRFRRWMPWLQRFSGLVMVVVGILLVTGEFTRLAGMLSAMTPDWLARRL; from the coding sequence ATGACCGAGGGCGCCTTCGGGCCGTTGGTCGCCTTCACTGGCGGCCTCCTCTCCTTCCTGTCACCGTGCGTCTTGCCCTTGGTGCCGAGCTACCTCGGCTTCCTCACCGGGATGACGCTCGACGAGATGACCGATCGTCGCCACCATGCGGTGCTGCACGCGATTCTCTTCGTCTCCGGCTTCACCCTGGTCTTCGTCCTGCTCGGCGCAGGCGCGACCGCCCTCGGCGCGGCGCTGGCGTACAACAAGCTGCGCCTCGCGCGGATCGGCGGGGTGCTGATCATCGCCTTCGGGTTGTACATGATGGGGGCGGTCAAGATCAACGCCTTCGACCGAGACCAACGGGTCCACCTCGACCGGAAGCCGATCGGCTACCTCGGCTCGGTGCTGGTGGGGATGGCGTTCGCCGCGGGATGGACGCCCTGCATCGGGCCGATCCTCGGCGCGATTCTCGGCATGGCAGGCACCAGTGGCGACGTGACCCACGGGGTGCTGCTGCTGCTGGCCTACTCGGCGGGGCTCGCGGTGCCCTTTCTGGTGGCCGCGTTCGCCGTCGATTCGTTCCGCGCCTGGTTCACGCGCTTCCGCCGCTGGATGCCGTGGCTCCAGCGCTTCAGCGGGCTCGTCATGGTGGTGGTGGGGATCCTGCTGGTCACGGGGGAATTCACGCGCCTCGCCGGAATGCTGAGCGCCATGACGCCGGACTGGCTGGCGCGACGGTTGTAG
- a CDS encoding ABC transporter ATP-binding protein — translation MRALRRLLPYLRRHAAAYWVGFLSLLASNFFATLGPRYLQRGIDILATAGPGAARGVATAALWVAALALASGVLRFGMRHRLNGASREVETDLRNDLFRRLMGLSAPFHQRFPVGDLMARATNDLLALRMVAGPAIMYLVDTTVRTIMIVPMMLALSPSLTLWALLPTLGLPLVMVIIGGEVHRRALAVQNQFGDISSFVQEHLAGVRIVRAYAQESAETALFHGLDRGYVASNLALARGQGIFHPLLTFLGGLGAVIAMIFGGRLVLTGAMTIGGFVAFGVYLATLVWPMIALGWAISLLQRGDAASDRVQALLEETPDIIDPAHPAALPAVEGARRLAFEGVWFRYPGAERDWVLRDVSFTVEAGKVLGIVGATGSGKTTIAELVVRTYDPDQGRILLDGVDIRTLGLADLRAAVGMVPQETFLFSDTLRENVLLGSPDDGRLDDAARVARLDQALPDLPQGWDTMLGERGINLSGGQRQRAAIARALVRQPPVLVLDDALSAVDAQTEEDILAALRGAMVGRTCLIISHRFSAVRDADEIIVLDDATIAERGTHQALLARGGRYVALLSRQELEESLA, via the coding sequence ATGCGCGCGCTACGCCGACTCCTGCCCTATCTCCGCCGTCATGCGGCAGCCTACTGGGTCGGCTTCCTTTCCCTGCTGGCATCCAATTTCTTCGCTACCCTCGGTCCGCGCTATCTCCAGCGCGGAATCGACATTCTGGCGACCGCTGGCCCTGGCGCTGCCAGGGGTGTCGCCACCGCCGCCCTCTGGGTCGCCGCTTTGGCGTTGGCCAGCGGCGTCCTGCGCTTCGGCATGCGACACCGACTCAATGGGGCGTCCCGCGAGGTCGAAACCGACCTGCGCAACGACCTCTTCCGCCGACTGATGGGGCTCTCCGCGCCGTTCCACCAGCGCTTCCCGGTCGGCGACCTGATGGCCCGTGCCACGAACGACCTGCTCGCCCTGCGCATGGTCGCCGGCCCGGCCATCATGTACCTCGTCGACACCACCGTACGCACCATCATGATCGTGCCGATGATGCTGGCCCTCTCTCCGTCCCTCACGCTCTGGGCCCTGCTCCCGACGCTCGGCCTGCCGCTCGTGATGGTCATCATCGGCGGCGAAGTCCATCGTCGAGCGCTCGCGGTGCAGAACCAGTTCGGCGACATCTCCTCGTTCGTGCAGGAGCATCTGGCCGGCGTCCGCATTGTCCGCGCCTACGCGCAGGAATCGGCCGAGACCGCCCTCTTCCACGGGCTCGATCGCGGCTACGTGGCCAGCAATCTCGCCCTCGCCCGCGGTCAGGGGATCTTCCATCCGCTGCTGACCTTCCTCGGCGGGCTCGGCGCCGTCATCGCCATGATCTTCGGCGGCCGACTGGTCCTCACCGGCGCCATGACCATTGGCGGCTTCGTGGCGTTCGGAGTCTACCTCGCCACGCTCGTCTGGCCGATGATCGCCCTCGGGTGGGCAATCTCGCTACTCCAACGCGGTGATGCCGCCTCGGACCGTGTGCAGGCACTGTTGGAGGAGACGCCCGACATCATCGACCCAGCACACCCGGCGGCCCTCCCCGCGGTGGAGGGCGCACGCCGCCTGGCTTTTGAGGGGGTGTGGTTCCGCTACCCCGGCGCCGAACGGGATTGGGTCCTGCGGGACGTCTCCTTCACCGTGGAGGCCGGCAAGGTGCTCGGCATCGTCGGCGCCACGGGCAGCGGCAAGACGACCATCGCCGAACTGGTGGTGCGGACGTACGACCCCGACCAGGGCCGCATTCTCCTCGACGGGGTCGACATTCGGACGCTGGGGCTGGCCGATCTCCGCGCGGCCGTCGGCATGGTGCCGCAGGAGACGTTCCTCTTCTCCGATACGCTGCGCGAGAATGTGCTGCTCGGCTCCCCTGATGATGGCCGACTCGACGACGCCGCGCGCGTCGCTCGCCTCGATCAGGCACTCCCCGACTTGCCGCAGGGGTGGGACACGATGCTCGGCGAGCGCGGCATCAACCTCTCCGGTGGTCAGCGGCAGCGCGCGGCGATTGCTCGGGCGCTGGTGCGGCAGCCGCCCGTGCTGGTGCTCGATGATGCGCTGAGTGCCGTGGATGCGCAGACGGAAGAGGACATTCTCGCGGCACTGCGCGGCGCGATGGTGGGGCGCACCTGCCTGATCATCTCGCACCGCTTCTCCGCGGTTCGCGACGCCGATGAAATCATCGTGCTCGACGACGCGACGATCGCGGAGCGCGGCACGCATCAGGCGTTGCTGGCGAGGGGCGGGCGCTATGTGGCGTTGCTGAGCCGGCAGGAGCTCGAGGAGAGCCTGGCGTAG
- the ggt gene encoding gamma-glutamyltransferase: MAVGFALAVTHPEAGNIGGGGFMMIRLKDGTVASLDYRETAPGKASRDMYLDANGKLTDKSVYGHLASGVPGSVAGMLEAHRKYGKLPLKRLIAPAIALARDGFLIDSSRSRSLRGHVARLKEYPASAAQFVINGKEPMPGTLFKQPELAKTLAAISARGRDGFYKGWVADAIVAEMARGGGIISHADLAAYQPKWRTPIAINYRGWTIYSMPPASSGGTTLAMMLNILEGWGKMPAFGSVSLLHRESEAMRAAFTERNSLLADTDFESVPMARLLSKEHAATLRSRINLARHTPTPAFDSRLRDGNSTTHYSVADADGNVVSTTTTLNNSYGSHVTVAGAGFLLNDEMDDFAAAPGTANMYGLVQGEVNAIKPGKRMLSAMTPSIVVDPSGALRLVVGTPGGPTIITQVYHVISNVIDHGMSLRDAVEAPRMHEQGLPDQMRMEGPGGFAPAAIAWLKAMGHTVQNSGGMGDVQAIARIKGGWQGVSDPRLGGGPSGY; encoded by the coding sequence GTGGCCGTCGGATTCGCCCTCGCGGTGACCCACCCCGAAGCGGGCAACATCGGCGGCGGCGGCTTCATGATGATCCGTCTCAAGGATGGCACCGTGGCCTCGCTCGACTACCGGGAGACGGCGCCCGGCAAGGCGTCCCGCGACATGTACCTCGATGCCAACGGCAAGTTGACGGACAAGAGCGTGTACGGCCATCTCGCCTCCGGCGTGCCGGGCTCGGTCGCCGGGATGCTGGAGGCACACCGGAAGTACGGCAAGCTGCCACTCAAGCGGTTGATCGCGCCGGCGATTGCCCTCGCGCGCGACGGCTTCCTGATCGACTCGTCGCGGTCTCGATCATTGCGCGGTCACGTCGCCCGGCTGAAGGAGTATCCCGCCTCGGCGGCACAGTTCGTCATCAACGGCAAGGAGCCGATGCCGGGGACGCTGTTCAAGCAGCCGGAACTCGCCAAGACGCTGGCAGCGATCAGCGCCCGCGGCCGCGACGGCTTCTACAAGGGGTGGGTTGCCGATGCCATCGTGGCCGAGATGGCGCGCGGCGGCGGCATCATCTCCCACGCCGACCTTGCGGCCTATCAGCCGAAGTGGCGGACCCCGATTGCCATCAACTATCGCGGCTGGACGATCTATTCGATGCCGCCCGCCTCGTCGGGTGGGACCACCCTCGCCATGATGCTCAACATCCTCGAAGGGTGGGGCAAGATGCCGGCGTTCGGATCCGTCTCGCTATTGCATCGCGAATCGGAAGCGATGCGGGCGGCGTTCACCGAGCGGAACTCGCTCCTCGCCGACACGGACTTCGAATCGGTGCCGATGGCGAGGCTCCTCTCGAAGGAGCATGCGGCCACCCTGCGGAGTCGGATCAACCTTGCGAGGCACACCCCGACGCCGGCCTTCGACAGCCGCCTGCGCGACGGCAACAGCACCACGCACTACTCGGTGGCCGACGCTGACGGCAACGTCGTCTCGACCACCACGACGCTGAACAATTCGTACGGCTCGCACGTCACCGTCGCCGGCGCGGGATTCCTCCTGAACGACGAAATGGATGACTTCGCGGCCGCCCCGGGCACGGCCAACATGTATGGCCTGGTGCAGGGCGAGGTCAACGCGATCAAGCCCGGCAAGCGGATGCTCTCGGCGATGACGCCGAGCATTGTCGTCGATCCGTCAGGCGCGCTGCGACTGGTCGTGGGGACGCCCGGCGGTCCGACGATCATCACCCAGGTCTACCACGTCATCAGCAACGTGATCGACCACGGGATGTCACTGCGAGACGCGGTCGAAGCGCCGCGGATGCACGAACAGGGACTCCCGGACCAGATGCGGATGGAAGGGCCGGGCGGCTTTGCGCCGGCGGCGATCGCCTGGCTCAAGGCGATGGGCCACACGGTTCAGAACAGTGGTGGGATGGGGGATGTGCAGGCGATCGCCCGCATCAAGGGCGGCTGGCAGGGGGTGAGTGACCCCCGCCTTGGCGGGGGCCCCTCGGGGTACTAG
- the murQ gene encoding N-acetylmuramic acid 6-phosphate etherase: MTSPLRSTERRNPRSTDLDLLEPSALVALFVAEEARIPVAIEAAQASIAAAMTLIEAAFRRGGRLTYVGAGTSGRLGVLDASECPPTFGTPPAMVQGIIAGGPDALVRSVEGAEDDPAAGAAAVDARAVGADDVVVGIAASGTTPFVHGALQRAAARGARTVFFSCAEPPAAMVGLVDVVIHVDVGPELVTGSTRLKAGTATKLVLNMLTTGAMVRIGKTWGNLMVDVQVTNAKLEDRGERIVMEATGAPRAAARTAIRAAGGRVRTAIVMLHEGIDAVAAEARLVAVDRRLRAIVGDPPPIAEPA; this comes from the coding sequence ATGACCTCCCCGCTGCGCAGCACCGAGCGTCGCAACCCCCGCTCGACCGACCTCGACCTGCTCGAGCCGTCGGCGCTGGTCGCGCTCTTCGTCGCCGAGGAGGCCCGCATCCCCGTCGCGATCGAGGCCGCGCAGGCGTCGATCGCCGCCGCCATGACGCTGATCGAGGCCGCCTTCCGCCGTGGTGGCCGCCTGACCTACGTCGGCGCCGGTACCTCCGGACGGCTTGGCGTGCTCGACGCCTCGGAATGCCCACCGACCTTCGGCACGCCGCCGGCGATGGTGCAGGGCATCATCGCCGGCGGCCCGGATGCGCTGGTGCGTTCCGTCGAGGGGGCTGAGGATGATCCGGCGGCCGGGGCGGCCGCCGTCGACGCGCGCGCCGTCGGCGCAGACGATGTCGTCGTCGGCATCGCAGCGAGCGGCACCACGCCGTTCGTCCACGGGGCGCTGCAACGCGCCGCCGCGCGCGGCGCGCGCACCGTCTTCTTCAGCTGCGCCGAGCCGCCCGCCGCGATGGTGGGCCTGGTTGATGTCGTCATCCACGTCGATGTCGGCCCGGAACTGGTCACGGGGTCGACCCGGCTCAAGGCCGGCACCGCCACCAAGCTGGTGCTGAACATGCTCACGACCGGCGCGATGGTCCGGATCGGCAAGACGTGGGGCAACCTGATGGTCGACGTGCAGGTGACCAACGCGAAGCTCGAGGATCGCGGCGAGCGTATCGTGATGGAGGCGACCGGTGCACCACGTGCGGCGGCGCGCACGGCGATTCGTGCTGCAGGCGGGCGCGTCCGCACCGCGATCGTGATGCTGCACGAGGGCATCGATGCCGTGGCGGCCGAAGCACGACTCGTCGCCGTCGATCGCCGGTTGCGCGCCATCGTTGGCGATCCGCCACCGATCGCGGAGCCGGCATGA
- a CDS encoding anhydro-N-acetylmuramic acid kinase: MTQAPMLLVGLMSGTSLDGVDAALVKIAGPTRVDLLGFVHRAYSSAERAQIEGVLAGASIAETAHLHVALAEWAAEAIDTLLESTHTRADALAAITFPGQTMWHEPPRVTLQLGEPAVLAERFGVRIVSNLRARDVAAGGQGAPLVPMVDALLFGAADHARVLLNIGGMANVTWVPPHGGLDGVVGADTGPGMAIIDELARRTVPGLPFDTDGAVARSGRVQEDLLAELLADPFFAAPPPRSTGRERFGRDYAAAIAARCPGPDGVRTAVALTVEGIARFATDFLPPFTELLVAGGGSRHPVVMEELAQRFATRGVTVGTFDELFFAAEAKEAVAFAMLGWLTLHGQPGNLPAVTGAAGPRVLGCITPP, from the coding sequence ATGACGCAGGCGCCGATGCTGCTGGTCGGACTGATGTCGGGGACGTCGCTCGATGGCGTCGATGCGGCCTTGGTGAAGATCGCCGGTCCGACACGCGTTGATCTCCTCGGCTTCGTGCATCGTGCCTACTCGTCAGCAGAGCGTGCGCAGATCGAGGGAGTCCTCGCCGGGGCGTCGATCGCCGAGACGGCGCACCTGCATGTTGCCTTGGCCGAGTGGGCCGCCGAGGCCATCGACACCCTGCTCGAGTCAACGCACACCCGCGCTGACGCCCTCGCGGCCATCACCTTCCCCGGCCAGACCATGTGGCATGAGCCGCCGCGCGTCACGCTGCAGCTCGGCGAGCCCGCCGTGCTGGCGGAACGGTTCGGCGTGCGCATCGTCTCGAACCTGCGGGCCCGCGACGTGGCGGCCGGAGGCCAGGGCGCGCCGCTGGTCCCAATGGTCGATGCACTGCTGTTCGGCGCGGCAGACCACGCTCGCGTGCTGCTCAACATCGGTGGCATGGCGAACGTGACCTGGGTGCCGCCCCATGGCGGGCTCGACGGTGTCGTGGGGGCCGATACCGGACCGGGGATGGCGATCATCGACGAACTGGCGCGCCGCACGGTGCCTGGGTTGCCCTTCGACACCGACGGGGCGGTGGCGCGATCGGGCCGCGTGCAGGAGGATCTGCTGGCGGAGTTGCTGGCCGATCCCTTCTTTGCCGCGCCGCCGCCGCGCAGTACCGGGCGGGAACGCTTCGGCCGCGACTACGCCGCGGCGATCGCGGCGCGCTGTCCGGGACCCGACGGCGTGCGGACCGCGGTCGCGTTGACGGTTGAGGGGATTGCTCGATTCGCGACCGACTTCCTGCCCCCGTTCACGGAACTGCTGGTGGCGGGTGGTGGCAGTCGGCATCCGGTGGTCATGGAGGAGTTGGCCCAACGGTTCGCCACGCGCGGCGTGACGGTCGGCACGTTCGACGAATTGTTCTTTGCGGCCGAGGCGAAGGAGGCGGTGGCGTTTGCGATGCTGGGATGGTTGACGCTGCACGGACAGCCGGGGAATCTGCCGGCGGTCACTGGCGCGGCCGGGCCGCGGGTGCTCGGGTGCATCACCCCGCCGTGA
- a CDS encoding serine/threonine-protein phosphatase, which produces MYAVTDRGRTRDHNEDTFLVADLATGEPIRESRPEAHTVGERGALYLVADGMGGAAAGEIASEMAAVAIHEHMASAWREDADHSEDRFAHHLVQAVERANEILHAYAGEHHEVRGMGTTATVAGVHGDRLYIAQIGDSRGYLVRGDIARQLTRDQSLTQRLVEVGELTEEEAEASERRNIILQALGPDSDVRVDLSWQSLQQGDVLIICSDGLSTVVRRDEIAEAVRQGAEHRAALLAPGRPRQ; this is translated from the coding sequence TTGTACGCTGTCACGGATCGGGGCCGTACGCGGGACCACAACGAGGACACCTTCCTCGTGGCGGACCTGGCGACCGGCGAGCCGATCCGTGAATCGCGTCCGGAAGCGCACACCGTCGGCGAGCGTGGCGCGCTCTACCTGGTCGCCGATGGCATGGGTGGCGCCGCCGCCGGCGAGATCGCCAGCGAGATGGCCGCCGTGGCCATCCACGAGCACATGGCCAGCGCGTGGCGCGAAGACGCCGACCACTCCGAGGACCGCTTCGCGCATCACCTGGTGCAGGCGGTCGAACGCGCGAACGAAATCCTCCATGCCTACGCCGGCGAGCATCACGAGGTCCGCGGCATGGGGACGACGGCCACGGTGGCCGGCGTACACGGCGACCGGCTGTACATCGCGCAGATCGGTGACTCGCGGGGGTATCTCGTCCGCGGCGACATCGCCCGCCAGCTGACCCGCGATCAATCGCTGACCCAGCGCCTCGTCGAGGTCGGCGAACTCACCGAGGAAGAAGCCGAGGCGAGCGAGCGGCGCAACATCATCCTGCAGGCCCTCGGCCCCGACTCCGACGTGCGGGTGGACCTCTCGTGGCAGTCGCTGCAACAGGGCGACGTGCTGATCATCTGCAGCGATGGGCTCTCGACCGTCGTCCGCCGCGACGAGATTGCCGAAGCGGTTCGCCAAGGAGCAGAACATCGAGCGGCTCTGCTCGCGCCTGGTCGCCCTCGCCAATGA
- a CDS encoding N-acetylmuramoyl-L-alanine amidase — MMLRALPLLGLVLAARLEAQRPLPPIPAVHGELRLDVRYPKAGSVLDIADSTFLMGNVGDGAATLTVNGLAVPVAPNGAWLAWIAVPQDSAVVIRLEARLGSRVVRSELPLRRAGWVRRTGAWVVPGSNQPRSQFWLPVDEALTLRVRAAPGASVRLLLPDGRALPFAAAAVADPPAASVLAFERDERRLDRSSIATTYLARLDGETASGSDDWLRVAMPPAGAIPQLEVVVGADTTRLPWPLTVRRQGVRPAVVRLDEPARLGAERDGVVIGRNLPGGTYHWFFPVGTVATAEARQDDLVRLRLASGATAWVPIAEVAPQRGMALPGLAVMGSLTLSATPSGARLRIPLSAPVAHQVRATPAGLTITLFGVAGDADWTRYPVTGRFVRWLGWHQVATDRVEMELSFAQPLWGWRVRVDRGDLLFEFRQPPTVDRVNPLKGRRIVLDPGHPPVGACGPTGLCEPEATLAVARIAADRLRALGAVVSLTRRDAGPVELWQRVAIADSLDADVLVSIHLNALPDGINPFTNNGSSTFFQHPQSIELAQAIQEELVRRLGLRNLGVARGDLAMVRPTWYPAVLAEGLFLMIPLQEAAMRTAEGQQRYADAIVAGLRTFLGHATLSTNDPARRPQSAASPNRPE; from the coding sequence ATGATGCTCCGAGCCCTTCCCCTGCTGGGACTCGTCCTGGCGGCCCGCCTCGAGGCCCAGCGTCCGTTGCCACCGATCCCCGCTGTCCACGGGGAATTGCGGCTCGATGTCCGCTATCCCAAAGCAGGAAGCGTGCTCGATATCGCCGACTCGACGTTTCTCATGGGAAACGTCGGTGATGGCGCCGCAACCCTGACCGTGAACGGCCTGGCGGTCCCCGTGGCCCCCAACGGCGCATGGCTCGCCTGGATCGCCGTCCCCCAGGATTCCGCCGTGGTGATCCGCCTCGAGGCGCGACTCGGGAGTCGAGTGGTACGGAGCGAGCTGCCCCTCCGCCGCGCCGGGTGGGTGCGCCGCACCGGCGCGTGGGTGGTGCCCGGCTCGAACCAACCGCGATCCCAATTCTGGCTCCCCGTCGATGAGGCGCTCACCCTCAGGGTGCGCGCGGCGCCGGGGGCGTCGGTGCGCCTGCTGCTGCCTGACGGCCGTGCGCTGCCATTCGCCGCCGCCGCAGTGGCCGACCCACCCGCGGCGAGTGTCCTCGCCTTCGAGCGGGACGAGCGTCGACTCGACCGCAGTTCGATCGCGACCACCTACCTCGCGCGACTCGATGGCGAGACCGCGTCGGGCAGCGACGACTGGCTGCGTGTCGCCATGCCGCCAGCCGGCGCCATCCCGCAACTCGAAGTCGTGGTGGGGGCCGATACAACCCGACTCCCCTGGCCGCTGACCGTGCGTCGTCAGGGGGTGCGTCCGGCCGTCGTCCGGCTGGATGAGCCGGCCAGGCTAGGTGCCGAGCGCGATGGCGTCGTCATTGGCCGCAATCTCCCTGGCGGGACCTACCACTGGTTCTTTCCGGTTGGCACCGTCGCCACGGCGGAAGCGCGTCAGGATGACCTGGTTCGGTTGCGGCTTGCCTCGGGTGCCACCGCGTGGGTGCCGATCGCCGAGGTGGCGCCGCAACGCGGGATGGCGCTGCCCGGCCTCGCCGTCATGGGGTCGTTGACGCTGTCCGCTACGCCGAGCGGCGCACGGCTCCGCATTCCCCTGAGCGCGCCGGTCGCGCATCAGGTGCGTGCCACCCCGGCTGGTCTCACCATCACCCTCTTCGGCGTCGCGGGCGACGCCGACTGGACGCGGTACCCGGTGACCGGGCGATTCGTGCGGTGGCTTGGCTGGCATCAGGTGGCGACGGATCGGGTCGAGATGGAGTTGTCGTTCGCCCAGCCGCTCTGGGGATGGCGCGTGCGCGTCGATCGTGGCGATCTGCTCTTCGAGTTCCGGCAGCCGCCGACGGTCGATCGCGTCAATCCACTGAAGGGCCGGCGCATCGTGCTCGACCCGGGGCATCCACCCGTGGGCGCCTGTGGCCCGACTGGGCTCTGCGAGCCGGAGGCAACGCTGGCGGTGGCACGCATCGCCGCGGACCGACTCCGCGCACTGGGGGCCGTCGTCTCCCTGACGCGGCGGGACGCCGGGCCAGTGGAACTCTGGCAGCGCGTCGCCATCGCCGACTCCCTCGATGCCGACGTGCTGGTGTCGATTCATCTCAACGCGCTGCCCGACGGGATCAACCCCTTCACCAACAACGGCAGCAGCACTTTCTTCCAGCATCCGCAATCGATCGAGCTCGCCCAGGCCATTCAGGAGGAGCTCGTGCGTCGGCTCGGACTGCGCAACCTCGGCGTCGCGCGCGGCGACCTCGCGATGGTCCGCCCGACGTGGTACCCAGCGGTACTCGCCGAGGGGTTGTTCCTCATGATCCCGCTGCAGGAGGCCGCGATGCGGACGGCTGAGGGTCAGCAACGGTACGCCGACGCGATCGTCGCCGGACTGCGTACCTTTCTGGGCCACGCCACACTGTCCACGAACGACCCGGCCAGGCGTCCCCAATCCGCAGCCTCCCCCAACCGCCCCGAGTGA